The following are encoded together in the Thermoanaerobaculia bacterium genome:
- the purS gene encoding phosphoribosylformylglycinamidine synthase subunit PurS has protein sequence MKFKVEVFLKDVVLDPQGKTIQKAIQSLGYDRVHGVRAGKVFMMEIDTANETEGLAIAEDLAQKLLANTVIETARVTPVP, from the coding sequence ATGAAGTTCAAGGTCGAGGTGTTTTTAAAAGACGTTGTCCTGGATCCTCAGGGCAAGACCATCCAGAAAGCCATCCAGTCGCTTGGATATGACCGGGTCCATGGAGTACGGGCCGGGAAGGTCTTCATGATGGAGATCGACACCGCCAATGAGACTGAAGGTCTGGCCATCGCAGAAGACCTGGCCCAGAAGCTCCTGGCCAATACCGTCATCGAGACCGCCAGGGTTACTCCCGTTCCATGA